A single Cyprinus carpio isolate SPL01 chromosome A6, ASM1834038v1, whole genome shotgun sequence DNA region contains:
- the zswim2 gene encoding E3 ubiquitin-protein ligase ZSWIM2, translated as MMFRKTMWRKAVSDAVSSHQHRALNTTIFILKEFGPIGFLLKEDGDDKHYKVCLGDPHTCTCPTFQKEKDLCTHICWILMRKFRLPQDHEYCFQYGLAERQILELLQGLHVTKTTSPNDRRSSEPSCPEPSEEDGSIRQKDIEKDDICPICQEELLLKKLPVTYCKFSCGNNIHISCMKVWADHQIKRDPRALLKCPLCREDFGTFKQIIEQVKNAGELLTCYEKDCLDKHLGVMCNNCRVCPIIGKCFKCTECSFFHLCEDCFRRTVHPQHCFMVRMKRGQPWQTVEPHISEETQKMENHSVCSSSSSMSGVTCDVVPNYVMKSLPIVRVRRESRLLYPGVQCRICLSRFQQGQHVRTLPCKHKFHTGCIDPLLRKSNCCPLDWHVIYNPLTWNPKSGRTESSLTPSSDVLTKRTDDQISEFFLPGIGLHVKRNSAPSPLRIVTSEPGYSGPSSVDSLTQGFRDLCINSSHIEPYTGMSTMKQNHTKEQRSLHRSLSVGKAITAQAERRESLLNRPSATCLNTQSALARTQNDQQRLAVGINGSSSITPAFGRIRPLRNGRLRERPRPNRVDVKDLHLWMTNSPVKVILMKKRE; from the exons ATGATGTTCCGGAAAACAATGTGGAGGAAAGCAGTGAGTGATGCGGTCAGCTCACATCAACATCGAGCCCTGAATACCACCATTTTTATCCTCAAAGAGTTTGGACCGATTGGTTTTCTTCTGAAAGAGGATGGAGACGACAAACATTATAAA GTGTGTTTGGGCGATCCACACACGTGCACCTGCCCAACCTTTCAGAAAGAAAAGGATCTTTGTACACACATCTGCTG GATCTTGATGCGTAAATTTCGACTGCCACAAGATCATGAAT ATTGTTTTCAGTATGGTCTTGCGGAGAGACAGATCCTAGAGCTGTTACAAGGGCTTCATGTGACCAAAACTACGTCTCCTAATGATAGGAGGAGCTCAGAGCCATCATGTCCTGAGCCTAGTGAGGAAGACGGAAGCATCAGACAGAAAGACATTGAGAAAGATGATATATGTCCAATCTGTCAAGAAGAACTTTTGCTGAAAAAATTGCCTGTGACCTATTGCAA GTTTAGCTGTGGAAACAACATCCACATTTCCTGCATGAAGGTTTGGGCTGATCATCAAATAAAAAGGGACCCGCGTGCACTTCTTAAGTGTCCTCTCTGTAGGGAGGACTTTGGCACTTTTAAGCAGATAATTGAACAG GTGAAAAATGCAGGTGAACTGTTAACCTGCTATGAGAAGGACTGTCTGGACAAACATCTGGGTGTTATGTGTAACAACTGCAGGGTTTGTCCAATCATCGGCAAATGCTTCAA GTGTACAGAGTGCAGTTTTTTTCATCTGTGTGAGGACTGCTTTAGGAGAACAGTCCATCCACAACATTGCTTCATGGTTCGAATG AAAAGAGGTCAGCCGTGGCAGACAGTAGAACCTCACATCTCTGAGGAAACACAGAAAATGGAAAACCACTCAGTGTGTAGTAG CTCCAGCAGCATGTCTGGCGTGACATGTGATGTAGTCCCGAACTATGTAATGAAGAGTTTGCCGATCGTGAGAGTTCGGAGAGAGTCCAGACTGCTTTATCCAGGTGTTCAGTGTAGAATATGCCTCTCAAGATTTCAACAGGGTCAGCATGTCAGAACCCTTCCCTGCAAACACAAG TTCCATACTGGCTGTATTGATCCATTGCTCCGCAAGTCTAACTGCTGCCCACTGGACTGGCACGTCATCTACAATCCTCTTACATGGAATCCCAAAAGTGGCagaacagaaagctctctgactcCATCTAGTGATGTTCTGACCAAGCGAACCGATGACCAGATCTCAGAGTTCTTTCTACCAGGTATTGGTTTGCACGTAAAAAGAAATAGTGCTCCATCTCCGCTGAGAATAGTGACATCTGAACCAGGGTATTCCGGTCCTTCCTCAGTGGATTCACTTACTCAGGGTTTTCGGGATCTCTGCATCAATAGCTCCCACATAGAACCATATACCGGAATGTCCACCATGAAGCAGAATCATACAAAAGAGCAGAGGTCTCTTCATAGGAGCTTATCAGTTGGGAAGGCAATAACTGCACAGGCTGAGAGGAGAGAGTCCTTACTAAATAGGCCCTCAGCAACTTGTTTGAACACCCAGTCAGCTTTGGCTAGAACACAAAATGATCAGCAAAGACTTGCTGTAGGCATTAATGGGTCATCCAGCATTACTCCAGCTTTCGGCAGGATCAGACCACTGAGGAATGGTCGCTTAAGAGAGAGACCAAGGCCAAACAGGGTGGATGTGAAGGATCTTCATCTCTGGATGACAAACAGTCCTGTCAAAGTTATACTTATGAAAAAACGAGAGTAA
- the LOC109091574 gene encoding protein FAM171B isoform X2 encodes MPELSGCLLLAALLIFCEDGYVRRAEGGVLSQGLASLSEVDNASDTQTSTLKGQWDAKGPPSESLLTLKIWVKDASSQRFLKGALVGVFLNGSQIHSSQTLENGEVTVNVSYHLGLTLTLVASMEGYVLTQLPWKTTKMPIFSVITMSLRPQTQGNIWLFDDTVLITRKASDLSFQPSVQFPKSLLKLSENTTISMLSAYLTAPALPTEKDSNIFTQNLSGKGGYRNVKLNPLAMISAQLVSNGKEVDVKGPIQLKVPLPYHTHIRPSDSLPAWTFDMTIGYMGLASSMDFMSYHTYLLVGVLGGTLVIVIGFLSVIVFHCRDLNYEAGRKRWNSTRLTVLKKDQTTSTSSDEVQELFFHNGDRSYSLAARGISHDTSDSPRHQANYNIYVENVGLSAGNLYENIGVVGLESFRAQVSNLYVNSDEVAKLREKSEQNGSRQNGSENAVFKDKLFHIYNQSMAIVPAPELFSSQGQTDPSGSRSATFPRNGMEHGAQTERNLKDNFTQTLPKVPPQDSDEQQALEGAQAAAANPRLWGRYSHLLESVSVPGTLNEAARMGPFRGELQGISEQTLLELSKGKPSIHPPRAWFVSLDGKPAAQVRHSVIELQGRHRPGSSNDTSLDSGVDMNELQQPLRKSEEPSSASMAKLSRNQEQDLSSSEIGSPEDMSLRNTLEGSSAAIPNIPEDRDAGDTSSESKSTPPPRRLRRVRDKKPDKKTSRHMREERPQTKQ; translated from the exons ATGCCAGAACTTTCGGGGTGTCTGCTCCTCGCCGCGCTGCTGATTTTCTGCGAGGATGGGTACGTGAGGAGAGCGGAGGGTGGGGTGCTCTCCCAGGGCCTCGCCTCGCTGTCGGAGGTGGACAATGCCAGCGACACACAGACGTCAACGCTCAAGGGACAGTGGGATGCGAAAGGGCCTCCATCAG AGTCACTCCTGACTTTGAAGATTTGGGTTAAAGATGCATCTAGCCAGAGGTTCCTGAAAGGAGCTCTGGTGGGAGTATTCTTGAATGGATCCCAGATTCACTCCAGCCAGACTTTGGAGAATGGAGAGGTCACGGTCAATGTCTCATACCACCTTGGCCTGACCCTCACTCTGGTGGCCAGCATGGAGGGTTATGTGCTCACCCAGCTGCCTTGGAAAACCACCAAGATGCCCA TTTTTTCTGTTATTACGATGTCCCTGCGCCCTCAAACACAAGGGAACATCTGGCTCTTTGATGATACTGTGCTGATAACTCGAAAAGCATCTG ATCTGTCATTTCAACCGAGTGTACAGTTTCCCAAAAGTCTCCTCAAACTGTCTGAGAACACTACCATCTCCATGCTGTCAGCCTATCTGACAGCTCCAGCCCTGCCTACAGAAAAAGACTCAAATATCTTTACTCAAAACCTGAGTGGTAAAGGAG GTTATAGGAATGTCAAGTTAAACCCCTTGGCTATGATCAGTGCCCAGTTAGTGTCTAATGGAAAAGAGGTTGATGTCAAAGGACCCATTCAGCTCAAAGTACCACTTCCCTACCACACCCACATACGACCGTCTGACTCACTGCCTGCATGGACCTTCGACATGACCATAG GTTATATGGGGCTTGCAAGCTCAATGGATTTCATGTCCTACCACACATACCTTCTTGTGGGTGTCTTGGGAGGAACTCTTGTGATAGTCATTGGATTTTTATCTGTGATTGTATTTCACTGCAG AGACTTAAACTATGAGGCCGGAAGAAAGCGATGGAATTCCACCAGGCTCACTGTACTAAAGAAAGACCAGACCACTTCCACCAGCTCTGATGAGGTTCAAGAACTATTCTTTCATAATGGGGACCGTTCTTATTCACTGGCTGCAAGGGGCATCAGCCATGATACATCAGACTCTCCCCGACACCAAGCCAATTacaatatttatgtggaaaatgTTGGGCTGTCAGCGGGCAATCTGTACGAGAACATTGGAGTTGTGGGATTAGAAAGCTTCAGAGCCCAAGTGTCTAATCTCTATGTTAATAGTGATGAAGTTGCAAAGCTTCGGGAAAAATCTGAACAGAATGGCTCACGCCAGAATGGTTCAGAGAATGCAGTTTTCAAAGACAAGCTGTTCCACATCTATAACCAGTCCATGGCGATTGTACCGGCCCCAGAGTTGTTCAGTTCCCAGGGACAAACTGACCCTTCTGGAAGTAGATCTGCCACTTTCCCAAGGAATGGCATGGAGCATGGAGCTCAGACAGAGCGGAACTTAAAAGACAATTTCACTCAGACATTGCCTAAAGTTCCGCCGCAGGACAGCGATGAGCAGCAGGCTCTGGAGGGAGCGCAAGCTGCTGCTGCAAACCCAAGGCTATGGGGCCGCTACAGTCATCTCCTGGAATCAGTGTCTGTCCCAGGAACATTGAACGAAGCAGCCAGAATGGGTCCTTTTCGTGGGGAACTCCAGGGAATATCAGAGCAAACCTTGCTGGAGCTCTCCAAGGGCAAACCCTCCATTCACCCACCCCGGGCTTGGTTTGTGTCTCTTGATGGTAAACCAGCAGCCCAGGTTCGTCACTCTGTGATTGAGCTTCAAGGAAGACACCGTCCGGGCAGCAGCAACGACACAAGCTTGGACTCTGGAGTGGACATGAATGAGCTGCAGCAGCCTCTGCGAAAAAGCGAGGAACCCTCGAGCGCTAGTATGGCTAAATTAAGCAGAAATCAAGAGCAGGACTTGAGCAGCAGTGAAATTGGGAGTCCCGAGGACATGTCCCTGAGGAACACCCTGGAAGGCAGTAGTGCAGCCATTCCCAACATCCCAGAGGACAGGGATGCAGGGGACACCTCTAGCGAGTCTAAATCTACCCCTCCGCCACGGAGACTGAGGAGGGTTCGAGACAAGAAGCCTGATAAGAAGACCTCTCGACACATGAGGGAGGAAAGACCCCAGACAAAACAATAA
- the LOC109091574 gene encoding protein FAM171B isoform X1, producing MPELSGCLLLAALLIFCEDGYVRRAEGGVLSQGLASLSEVDNASDTQTSTLKGQWDAKGPPSESLLTLKIWVKDASSQRFLKGALVGVFLNGSQIHSSQTLENGEVTVNVSYHLGLTLTLVASMEGYVLTQLPWKTTKMPIFSVITMSLRPQTQGNIWLFDDTVLITRKASDLSFQPSVQFPKSLLKLSENTTISMLSAYLTAPALPTEKDSNIFTQNLSGKGGYRNVKLNPLAMISAQLVSNGKEVDVKGPIQLKVPLPYHTHIRPSDSLPAWTFDMTIGTWVNKGIGTVQMEKNGLVWNYVAPQLGNWIAAPPPSSGYMGLASSMDFMSYHTYLLVGVLGGTLVIVIGFLSVIVFHCRDLNYEAGRKRWNSTRLTVLKKDQTTSTSSDEVQELFFHNGDRSYSLAARGISHDTSDSPRHQANYNIYVENVGLSAGNLYENIGVVGLESFRAQVSNLYVNSDEVAKLREKSEQNGSRQNGSENAVFKDKLFHIYNQSMAIVPAPELFSSQGQTDPSGSRSATFPRNGMEHGAQTERNLKDNFTQTLPKVPPQDSDEQQALEGAQAAAANPRLWGRYSHLLESVSVPGTLNEAARMGPFRGELQGISEQTLLELSKGKPSIHPPRAWFVSLDGKPAAQVRHSVIELQGRHRPGSSNDTSLDSGVDMNELQQPLRKSEEPSSASMAKLSRNQEQDLSSSEIGSPEDMSLRNTLEGSSAAIPNIPEDRDAGDTSSESKSTPPPRRLRRVRDKKPDKKTSRHMREERPQTKQ from the exons ATGCCAGAACTTTCGGGGTGTCTGCTCCTCGCCGCGCTGCTGATTTTCTGCGAGGATGGGTACGTGAGGAGAGCGGAGGGTGGGGTGCTCTCCCAGGGCCTCGCCTCGCTGTCGGAGGTGGACAATGCCAGCGACACACAGACGTCAACGCTCAAGGGACAGTGGGATGCGAAAGGGCCTCCATCAG AGTCACTCCTGACTTTGAAGATTTGGGTTAAAGATGCATCTAGCCAGAGGTTCCTGAAAGGAGCTCTGGTGGGAGTATTCTTGAATGGATCCCAGATTCACTCCAGCCAGACTTTGGAGAATGGAGAGGTCACGGTCAATGTCTCATACCACCTTGGCCTGACCCTCACTCTGGTGGCCAGCATGGAGGGTTATGTGCTCACCCAGCTGCCTTGGAAAACCACCAAGATGCCCA TTTTTTCTGTTATTACGATGTCCCTGCGCCCTCAAACACAAGGGAACATCTGGCTCTTTGATGATACTGTGCTGATAACTCGAAAAGCATCTG ATCTGTCATTTCAACCGAGTGTACAGTTTCCCAAAAGTCTCCTCAAACTGTCTGAGAACACTACCATCTCCATGCTGTCAGCCTATCTGACAGCTCCAGCCCTGCCTACAGAAAAAGACTCAAATATCTTTACTCAAAACCTGAGTGGTAAAGGAG GTTATAGGAATGTCAAGTTAAACCCCTTGGCTATGATCAGTGCCCAGTTAGTGTCTAATGGAAAAGAGGTTGATGTCAAAGGACCCATTCAGCTCAAAGTACCACTTCCCTACCACACCCACATACGACCGTCTGACTCACTGCCTGCATGGACCTTCGACATGACCATAG GTACCTGGGTAAATAAAGGTATAGGCACTGTTCAGATGGAGAAAAACGGCCTAGTCTGGAATTACGTAGCACCTCAATTGGGTAACTGGATTGCTGCACCACCACCATCGTCAG GTTATATGGGGCTTGCAAGCTCAATGGATTTCATGTCCTACCACACATACCTTCTTGTGGGTGTCTTGGGAGGAACTCTTGTGATAGTCATTGGATTTTTATCTGTGATTGTATTTCACTGCAG AGACTTAAACTATGAGGCCGGAAGAAAGCGATGGAATTCCACCAGGCTCACTGTACTAAAGAAAGACCAGACCACTTCCACCAGCTCTGATGAGGTTCAAGAACTATTCTTTCATAATGGGGACCGTTCTTATTCACTGGCTGCAAGGGGCATCAGCCATGATACATCAGACTCTCCCCGACACCAAGCCAATTacaatatttatgtggaaaatgTTGGGCTGTCAGCGGGCAATCTGTACGAGAACATTGGAGTTGTGGGATTAGAAAGCTTCAGAGCCCAAGTGTCTAATCTCTATGTTAATAGTGATGAAGTTGCAAAGCTTCGGGAAAAATCTGAACAGAATGGCTCACGCCAGAATGGTTCAGAGAATGCAGTTTTCAAAGACAAGCTGTTCCACATCTATAACCAGTCCATGGCGATTGTACCGGCCCCAGAGTTGTTCAGTTCCCAGGGACAAACTGACCCTTCTGGAAGTAGATCTGCCACTTTCCCAAGGAATGGCATGGAGCATGGAGCTCAGACAGAGCGGAACTTAAAAGACAATTTCACTCAGACATTGCCTAAAGTTCCGCCGCAGGACAGCGATGAGCAGCAGGCTCTGGAGGGAGCGCAAGCTGCTGCTGCAAACCCAAGGCTATGGGGCCGCTACAGTCATCTCCTGGAATCAGTGTCTGTCCCAGGAACATTGAACGAAGCAGCCAGAATGGGTCCTTTTCGTGGGGAACTCCAGGGAATATCAGAGCAAACCTTGCTGGAGCTCTCCAAGGGCAAACCCTCCATTCACCCACCCCGGGCTTGGTTTGTGTCTCTTGATGGTAAACCAGCAGCCCAGGTTCGTCACTCTGTGATTGAGCTTCAAGGAAGACACCGTCCGGGCAGCAGCAACGACACAAGCTTGGACTCTGGAGTGGACATGAATGAGCTGCAGCAGCCTCTGCGAAAAAGCGAGGAACCCTCGAGCGCTAGTATGGCTAAATTAAGCAGAAATCAAGAGCAGGACTTGAGCAGCAGTGAAATTGGGAGTCCCGAGGACATGTCCCTGAGGAACACCCTGGAAGGCAGTAGTGCAGCCATTCCCAACATCCCAGAGGACAGGGATGCAGGGGACACCTCTAGCGAGTCTAAATCTACCCCTCCGCCACGGAGACTGAGGAGGGTTCGAGACAAGAAGCCTGATAAGAAGACCTCTCGACACATGAGGGAGGAAAGACCCCAGACAAAACAATAA